The sequence attagaaAGCTATTGGATCTCGTAAGACATGAGAtctctccctctctctctTTGTGATGTTTATGTaatagtataattattttcatgtgTAAGTACGAAGTTTCATATTACCTCACGAATTACTATTgacgaaaatatatattttaactatcATGTGCAATatttaacattcaaaatttatatattcatatttattcattaggatattttattatttaaattgtttttattctcTCGGCATTTTTTTGTCCTATCAATCATAAATTACAGAGCATGAAAttcttgactaaaaaaaaaaaaattacatgtttTAATAGtaaactataattataattaaaaatatacatcaatttttcaaatttttttactgtttaccatttgaaaattttttgaagtaaCAAAAGttaaggaaaaattttgagtaattaaaaaataattcaccaAGTTTAGTATTTTGAATCCAAAATTTtggcttttaaaaatttatatacatgacTATcgttcagaattttttttttaattatttaaaaaaaattttaaagatgaGCATGAAAAAAAACGTCCATAATTTactaatagataaaaaaataatttgtatatttatgtaaacacgaaatatttatataaaattattaaagattagATCATTACTATTTTCGTGCACGAAATTgtcttatttaatatttacatattcatattcgattttttattctctactaatgtatttttaaataaaaaaaaaaaacttaaatataaaaaagattcTCTATTCAAGCAGCGACAAACACGTTCGCGTgtttagttaataataaaaaatctaaaataaaaaacaacaagATTTATTAGAGTTCAGtacaacaataatttataaaataaataatataaagcaaagtattaaattattatttattgtcactTGTACTTTCTTTGCCCCATTCTTCAGACACGTACTTGAGTAAATCATTGAGTCCTTCGAATTCAGTTCTACTTTTCGGAGGATTATTTTTCGGAATCCGGGGTAAAATAGATCCCATTTTCTCACGAAATTCCAGAGCATTGGTGGCACCGGACATCTTCCAGATTCCGTAGAACAGCAACCCGCAGCCCGTCACTGCATAGAGTGTTCCTAGACCCAGTGCTCTCACTGCCAAGGAAACTGCGGGTTCAGTTGCTCCTTTAACTCCAACGATTCCTTCCTGGAAAAACTTTGgatcttttttctttaaagCAGCCACTGTCGTTCCGAATCCTACCAAAGCTGATATCCCGGTCACTGCACTCAGAAATATTACTcctaaaaaatgacaataaaaattaatgctcCAAATCAGcagaaataaatatgaatatttaaataaatgaaattatttatttataaaatataaatattcatatttttataaataaataaataaataaatgaatgtttaatataaaaagtagaggttagaataaaaatgacataattattaatatttacaattaattaaaataaatattaatgacataAAGTTAccgtaaaatttatcattatttttcaaatttgaatcagTTGGTGATGACAATTTATCAAATTCATGTTTaccactaaaatttttatctgacgAAATAACATCATTGCTGGTGGCCATTTTAATACCGACgacaaaataaacaaatagtttttttttgttttaaatttaaattttaattcaaatatttttctcaagagGACAGTAACTGTCGGATGttcttttatcttttatataaatatatatatatatactgtatacatttatatacttattattcatctctttttaaaattaatatgtgcGGCTTGATATGAAAACTTCCGTAAACAGCTGACTGGAATTGCAACCATTTATAGTAGAGCAGATTACTGGAacatagaataattataacactcgaatattttatttgaatgcaTTGTCATTGTTCTATTTCATTATGGAAGGTTTGTTAATTACTCTAactctaatatatttttaaaaaatgtggcAGTGAAagcgataatttaaaatttcaatacttttgaCATCGATTTCAATAGAacgctatttttaaaaattaatacgcagaatttttaaaatgaataattaaattatctaatgtCATATACTTTTATgatagttaaataataattatttatattattatttgaatattgttaagaataatatattgatttttttttgcttacaGAAGAAGCAAACAAGTATGACGTTGATAAATTGGTGGAAGAATTGAACCGAGTTGTAAAATTGCAAGATGATAAAACAAACAATGAAAAtgatatcattaaaatattagaatCGTTAgtggaaattaataataaaattactgaagatggtatttaatataaaattatttattgccaatgagtgtaaatgtggATGGCAattagcaattttttaaatttttgaataattaaatcaaatataaaagacCCAGTACTTGATCAgagaactagtacccgattactcatgtatttgtatgtCTATATTTGCTAAATATGAATGGATAAATACATGAAGTGATCAAGTACCAGTTCCCTGATCAGGTACTGTCTTTTAcctgagaataaaaattaaaaaattgaaaaattaataagcgcttattttgaatttaaaatttttcaattgtctTATCTGCTACATTCGTATTCATTTATCACTAgtatatgagtgtgaatgtagcagacagacaatttattaattttaaataaattaaaataataaaatttaaaaaaattcgcgggctaatttttaaattatttaaatacgtgttttctcattttttttctactcacattttatttatttattaaaaaattgtttattgaaaGTTACATTAACACTCATTACTAGTActtgtgaatattttaatttatttatttatgttttgtaAAGGAGATGGAAATATTGCAGTTGATGATGTATTTTTAACGCTTTTTACTCATGAATCAAATACAGTGGTTGCTAAAGCTGCTAAGATAATTGCTGAGATCGCACAAACGGAGAGTGGACGCACAAAATGTACTGTTAATAATGTAGTTAAAGAGCTGATGGATTTATTGAATAGAGATGATATTGATATTCTCACACAATCGTCTCGCGCACTTGGAAATATTTGCTATGAGAATGGTATTGAGCTGTCATTcgcttttaaaattcattaaatactTCTAAGTAGttcaatgttatttttttatttagaactGGGTGTAAAACTGGTCCAAGAAAACGGTGggctgaaaaatatttttaaagtattagAGATATCTGTGAGTTTCGGTAATGCTGAAGGTGCTCAGTTTCTGAGACATGTTACGGCTGGTTTTCTTCTGAATTTTCTTCTTGACGACAAAACCATACAGCAAGAAGTAATTTActgattattatatttttgatgtttAGTTTAatgttttgaaattataattaaaactttatttttatttaggcTTTGGATAAAGGATTAATTCCGATTGCTTGCAGTATATTAGAAATTGATGCAGTGGAGAATGTGACATCTGCGATGcatattttattagtattgGGAGGAATAAGCGATAATGGGTTCCTTATTTTAGATGAAAGACTTGCTAATGTAGTGGTTAAAATTTTAGCTGAAAATACTGACGAAGAAGTTGTTAATTGTGTCGAATTATTACATGGCCAAGCTGAACAcggtataattattttaaatataattataatattgagtCTTTCGTAGAAAACTGACTcttgattttttgtaaaagagaaaaaagtgGTGTCAAGAAGTTCTCTGCTAAAGACGTCAATATACATCTccattagtatttaatataaattcagtattatattaaaaaattaaaattattatttatagaaagcGCTAAGACTATAATGGCAAAATCAGGAGTTTgcgaaatattattaaaattactagatACATATGCGTCTGATTGTGAGGATGAAGATACAAGATCTTCTTTAAGAATGGCCTGTGATTTAATTGTCCTAATTGTAACAGGaggtaataatatttaataattaaaataataaattaaatattaataagagattaaaagtgtaatttaatttttaacagacGAAAGTATGAATTTGCTGTATGCAAATGGCGAAGGAATTGTGTACCGAACCCTCGTCGAGTGGTTGGACGTTGATTCAGATGAAGATCTCCAAGTAGCGGGTGTCCTCGCAATGGGAAACTTTGCTCGAACTGAATCTCACTGTCAGTTGATGGTAGTCCAGGgtgttcataaaaaattattcaagcttttgtcaaaaaatgataGCACCGAAGGAGACGTACGTTTTCAACATGCGTTACTTAGCGCGGTGCGTAATCTGGTGATACCGAAGAGTAATAAACCGATAATGCTTGCCCATGGCGTAATTGACGTCGTCTATCCAATGC comes from Microplitis demolitor isolate Queensland-Clemson2020A chromosome 8, iyMicDemo2.1a, whole genome shotgun sequence and encodes:
- the LOC103572343 gene encoding transmembrane protein 242, which translates into the protein MATSNDVISSDKNFSGKHEFDKLSSPTDSNLKNNDKFYGVIFLSAVTGISALVGFGTTVAALKKKDPKFFQEGIVGVKGATEPAVSLAVRALGLGTLYAVTGCGLLFYGIWKMSGATNALEFREKMGSILPRIPKNNPPKSRTEFEGLNDLLKYVSEEWGKESTSDNK
- the LOC103572344 gene encoding GTPase-GDP dissociation stimulator vimar, whose product is MEEEANKYDVDKLVEELNRVVKLQDDKTNNENDIIKILESLVEINNKITEDGDGNIAVDDVFLTLFTHESNTVVAKAAKIIAEIAQTESGRTKCTVNNVVKELMDLLNRDDIDILTQSSRALGNICYENELGVKLVQENGGLKNIFKVLEISVSFGNAEGAQFLRHVTAGFLLNFLLDDKTIQQEALDKGLIPIACSILEIDAVENVTSAMHILLVLGGISDNGFLILDERLANVVVKILAENTDEEVVNCVELLHGQAEHESAKTIMAKSGVCEILLKLLDTYASDCEDEDTRSSLRMACDLIVLIVTGDESMNLLYANGEGIVYRTLVEWLDVDSDEDLQVAGVLAMGNFARTESHCQLMVVQGVHKKLFKLLSKNDSTEGDVRFQHALLSAVRNLVIPKSNKPIMLAHGVIDVVYPMLKIPTFHVVFKVLGTLRIVIDGQKDAATLLGTKEDLMEKVIEWCGTEDHPGVHGEANRLVAWLIINSRDKNVVSLVIKQGGIKYLVKMITSTHSLMQNEALLSLTIMTVMYLRNSEEKLIEADVGQALKSFFKDSLPRIEIPIVENALTFATKLVKSDKLKEHLKNSNFLEGIDKEKNPAWPNSLTEKLESLTHLLSV